The Clostridium sp. AWRP genome has a window encoding:
- a CDS encoding DUF6194 family protein translates to MTIDEILQYCNNNLEGTTLIESWGEKGIFYNPEKVLKRGVYVLTIKEKDGANDKSSELNRKNIFRVNLGLRKSTFKEMFGEIPKRPSAGGIVDMNYDFTILDTIIPHPVYAWIGWISVLSPSKDTFEKLKPLIQEAYEFSKEKFIKRK, encoded by the coding sequence ATGACGATAGATGAAATTTTACAATATTGTAATAATAACCTTGAAGGTACTACATTAATTGAAAGTTGGGGAGAAAAAGGGATATTTTATAATCCAGAAAAAGTTTTAAAAAGAGGCGTTTATGTTTTAACAATAAAAGAAAAAGATGGAGCAAATGATAAGAGTTCTGAACTTAATAGAAAGAATATTTTTCGTGTTAACTTAGGTCTAAGAAAATCAACGTTTAAGGAAATGTTTGGAGAAATACCCAAACGTCCTAGTGCTGGCGGTATTGTAGATATGAATTATGACTTTACAATATTAGATACAATTATTCCACATCCTGTATACGCCTGGATAGGTTGGATTAGTGTATTAAGTCCAAGCAAAGATACCTTTGAAAAATTAAAACCTCTTATACAAGAAGCATATGAATTTTCGAAAGAGAAATTTATTAAGCGAAAATGA
- a CDS encoding histidine kinase N-terminal domain-containing protein, protein MNTILNLCKMYTNLSETDIKKIREVSKILPTISDLVQADVFIDCPTKDLNKAIVVSEAKPVNCQSMYKNSVIGKLALRENEPAALRTLELGISTKDMKAVTQENENVSQTVAPIRNRNNNVIGVIIVEKDITEDINKNKYMEMLAETTEELTNNLLSLTGNEGTITNYLDDAIIIFDEYGVVEFTNSVADRLYKALGYKDNIVGMHFNNVCLDDNSFKNVMSKKQFSVSEVNISNYTLQVKYVFENLRSVGIVMMIKDITKFKQQEKELMLKSVAFKEIHHRVKNNLQMIASLINLQARRIENEQTKIALKQSMNRILSIAATHEILSQNGMDDVDIKEVIGKVVEKIKMYSCSPSKKIYIDVSGNNFKVNSDEATSISLVVNELIENSIEHAFEEKEEGSIHIKIDNGKMYSSISVIDDGIGFDIDNVDRKSLGLNIVKSIVKEKLLGDLNMSSNNKGTKVVFDFKNSEN, encoded by the coding sequence ATGAATACGATTTTAAATTTATGCAAAATGTACACAAATCTTTCTGAAACCGATATCAAAAAAATAAGAGAAGTATCAAAGATACTTCCAACAATATCTGATCTTGTCCAAGCAGATGTATTTATAGATTGCCCTACAAAAGATTTGAATAAAGCTATAGTTGTATCTGAAGCAAAACCTGTAAATTGTCAGTCTATGTATAAAAATAGTGTAATTGGTAAACTGGCACTACGTGAGAACGAGCCGGCAGCACTAAGGACACTTGAACTTGGAATTTCAACAAAAGATATGAAGGCTGTTACTCAGGAGAATGAAAATGTAAGCCAAACAGTTGCCCCAATAAGAAATAGAAATAATAATGTCATAGGGGTCATAATAGTGGAGAAAGACATAACAGAAGATATTAATAAAAACAAATATATGGAAATGTTAGCTGAAACTACAGAGGAACTTACCAATAATCTTCTTTCATTAACAGGAAATGAGGGAACTATTACGAATTATTTGGATGATGCTATTATAATCTTTGATGAGTATGGAGTTGTGGAGTTCACTAATTCGGTTGCAGATCGGTTATATAAAGCCCTTGGATATAAAGATAATATAGTGGGTATGCATTTTAATAACGTATGTCTTGATGACAATTCATTTAAAAATGTTATGTCAAAAAAGCAGTTTAGTGTTTCAGAAGTAAACATAAGTAATTACACCTTACAAGTGAAATATGTATTTGAAAATTTAAGGTCAGTTGGGATAGTTATGATGATAAAAGATATAACAAAATTTAAACAGCAGGAAAAAGAATTGATGCTAAAGTCTGTTGCCTTTAAAGAAATACATCATAGAGTTAAGAATAATTTACAGATGATTGCAAGTCTTATTAACTTGCAGGCAAGAAGAATAGAAAATGAACAGACTAAAATTGCACTTAAGCAAAGTATGAATCGCATATTAAGCATAGCTGCAACGCATGAAATCCTATCGCAAAATGGAATGGATGATGTTGATATAAAAGAAGTTATAGGAAAAGTTGTTGAAAAAATAAAAATGTATAGCTGCAGTCCATCAAAAAAAATATATATTGACGTTTCTGGTAATAATTTTAAAGTTAACTCAGATGAGGCAACATCTATATCACTTGTAGTAAATGAACTTATTGAAAATTCTATTGAACATGCTTTTGAGGAAAAAGAGGAGGGAAGCATACATATTAAAATAGACAATGGTAAGATGTATTCAAGTATATCTGTTATTGATGACGGAATAGGATTTGATATAGATAATGTTGACAGGAAAAGTCTTGGACTTAATATAGTAAAAAGCATTGTTAAGGAAAAGCTTTTAGGAGATCTTAATATGAGTTCAAACAATAAAGGTACTAAAGTTGTTTTTGATTTTAAAAATAGCGAAAATTAG
- a CDS encoding GNAT family N-acetyltransferase, producing the protein MGKNKLQNQWNENSIKWNSLSKDYQINDFYIDYQNGVPVGCMAITDLDTKYWPEISKGKSLYIHKLAVKRMIAGKGVSKELINFDKNLSLKNGINSLRLDCNLQRNKLRMLYENEGFIYAGKKKSKNNYDMALYIWHI; encoded by the coding sequence ATGGGAAAAAATAAATTACAGAATCAATGGAATGAAAACAGTATAAAATGGAATTCTCTATCAAAAGATTATCAGATTAATGATTTTTATATTGATTACCAGAATGGGGTTCCTGTAGGATGCATGGCTATAACTGATTTAGACACAAAGTATTGGCCTGAAATTTCAAAGGGAAAGTCACTTTATATACATAAGTTGGCTGTTAAGAGAATGATTGCAGGTAAAGGTGTCTCAAAAGAACTTATCAATTTTGACAAAAATTTATCATTAAAAAATGGTATTAATTCACTAAGATTAGATTGTAATTTGCAAAGAAATAAATTGAGGATGTTATATGAAAATGAAGGTTTTATATATGCAGGTAAGAAGAAGTCAAAAAATAATTATGATATGGCACTATATATATGGCATATATAA
- a CDS encoding response regulator, translating to MKRIVIADDEPITRMDIKEILESSGYNVVGEAVDGFDAIELCRKNLPDLVIMDIKMPLVDGLAAAKIINDENIAGAVLILSAYSGSEFIERAKEAQVISYVVKPVDEKNLIPAVEIAISKSEEMMDMKNNVKNAEDKLEARKRIEKAKGLLMDKYKISEGEAFTRLRTLSMNKRCSMKDIASTIIVSFDI from the coding sequence ATGAAAAGAATAGTGATAGCCGATGATGAACCTATTACTAGGATGGACATTAAAGAAATACTCGAATCGTCCGGTTACAATGTTGTAGGTGAGGCGGTAGATGGATTTGATGCAATAGAACTATGCAGAAAAAATTTACCTGACTTAGTAATTATGGATATCAAAATGCCTTTAGTTGATGGACTAGCTGCTGCAAAAATAATTAATGATGAAAATATTGCAGGTGCAGTATTAATTTTAAGTGCATACAGCGGCAGTGAATTTATTGAGAGGGCTAAAGAGGCACAGGTAATAAGTTATGTAGTGAAGCCTGTGGATGAAAAAAATTTAATACCGGCAGTAGAAATAGCTATATCGAAATCAGAAGAAATGATGGATATGAAAAATAATGTAAAAAATGCTGAAGATAAGCTTGAAGCTAGAAAGAGAATTGAAAAGGCAAAGGGATTATTAATGGACAAGTATAAGATCAGTGAAGGTGAGGCTTTTACACGACTTAGAACATTAAGTATGAATAAAAGGTGCTCTATGAAAGATATTGCTTCAACTATAATAGTATCTTTTGATATATGA
- a CDS encoding shikimate kinase, which produces MFGSSGSGKTTLGKLVAKKLNFPYLDIDDYIWRNAEVIVHKYLKQDSQG; this is translated from the coding sequence ATTTTTGGTTCATCTGGCTCTGGAAAAACAACATTGGGAAAATTAGTTGCAAAAAAGCTTAATTTTCCGTATCTTGATATAGATGATTATATTTGGAGAAATGCTGAAGTAATAGTCCATAAATATTTGAAGCAGGATTCTCAAGGATAA
- the eutL gene encoding ethanolamine utilization microcompartment protein EutL produces the protein MKNDPIKARVLSVKIIPSVDPDLAQALNLQSNQRSLGLITSDIDDVSYTAIDEATKKADVEVVYAKSMYAGSGNASTKLAGEFIGILAAPNPAEIRSGLDAAVEFINNKACFYSANDDDDIIYYAQCISRTGTYLSKVAGIPEGEAIAYLIAPPLEAIYGLDAALKAADVKVATFYGPPSETNFGGGLLTGSQSACKAACDAFANSVKFVADNPTQF, from the coding sequence ATGAAAAATGATCCAATAAAAGCCCGTGTGTTGAGCGTAAAAATAATTCCTAGTGTTGACCCTGATTTGGCACAAGCGTTAAATTTGCAGTCAAATCAAAGAAGTCTTGGACTTATAACTTCCGATATAGATGATGTTTCATATACGGCAATTGATGAAGCTACAAAAAAAGCTGATGTTGAAGTAGTATATGCAAAATCTATGTATGCAGGTTCAGGAAATGCAAGCACAAAACTTGCAGGAGAATTTATAGGAATTCTTGCAGCTCCTAATCCTGCTGAAATTAGAAGTGGATTAGATGCAGCAGTAGAGTTCATAAATAATAAAGCTTGTTTTTATAGTGCAAATGATGATGATGATATTATTTATTATGCACAGTGTATTTCAAGAACAGGTACATATCTTTCAAAAGTAGCTGGTATACCAGAGGGTGAAGCAATAGCTTATCTTATAGCACCACCCCTTGAGGCAATATATGGGCTAGATGCAGCTTTAAAGGCAGCAGATGTAAAGGTTGCAACATTTTATGGACCTCCATCTGAAACTAATTTTGGAGGAGGGCTTTTGACAGGAAGCCAATCTGCTTGTAAAGCCGCTTGTGATGCATTTGCCAATTCAGTAAAATTTGTAGCCGATAATCCGACTCAGTTTTAA
- the eutC gene encoding ethanolamine ammonia-lyase subunit EutC: MVSENELKKMIEQVLCEVVSADKKNTDKVDISNSSVQNDISGDILPDITEKNLRDLFYVPNPENREAYMKAKQMTSARLGMWRTGTRYNTESLLRFRADHAAAMDAVFTSVPEEFIKKMDLFSIKTKCKDKDEYLTRPDLGRQFEKEELDKVREKCIMKPQVQIYVSDGLSSTSIESNVSDVLPAMIQGLEGYGIKVGTPFFVKYGRVPAMDVISETLDAEVTCVLIGERPGLVTAESMSAYMAYRATVNMPEARRTVVSNIHRGGTPPVEAGAHIADIIKTILEEKKSGVDLKL, translated from the coding sequence ATGGTATCAGAAAATGAATTAAAAAAGATGATTGAGCAGGTTCTGTGTGAGGTGGTTTCTGCTGATAAAAAGAATACTGATAAAGTAGATATAAGTAACAGCAGTGTGCAAAATGATATATCTGGCGACATTTTACCTGATATAACAGAAAAAAATTTGAGAGACCTTTTTTATGTGCCCAATCCAGAGAATAGAGAAGCATATATGAAAGCAAAACAAATGACATCTGCAAGGCTTGGTATGTGGAGAACAGGAACAAGGTATAACACAGAATCGCTTTTGAGATTTAGAGCAGATCATGCTGCGGCAATGGATGCCGTATTTACAAGTGTTCCTGAAGAATTTATAAAAAAGATGGATTTGTTTTCAATAAAAACAAAGTGTAAAGATAAAGATGAATATCTTACAAGACCTGATCTTGGAAGACAATTTGAAAAAGAAGAGTTAGACAAAGTAAGAGAAAAATGCATAATGAAACCACAAGTTCAGATTTACGTATCAGATGGACTTAGTTCAACTTCGATTGAATCAAATGTAAGTGATGTTTTGCCTGCAATGATTCAAGGACTTGAAGGCTATGGGATAAAGGTAGGTACACCGTTTTTTGTAAAATATGGTAGAGTACCTGCTATGGATGTTATATCAGAAACACTTGATGCTGAAGTTACGTGTGTACTTATTGGAGAAAGACCGGGACTTGTAACAGCTGAAAGTATGAGTGCCTATATGGCTTATAGAGCAACTGTTAATATGCCTGAAGCTAGAAGAACCGTTGTTTCTAATATTCATAGAGGAGGAACACCTCCGGTAGAAGCAGGAGCTCATATTGCGGATATTATAAAAACTATTTTAGAAGAGAAAAAAAGCGGAGTTGATTTAAAACTTTAA
- a CDS encoding phosphatase PAP2 family protein codes for MVTLIYKFDEYILSYIANNMHNQILDKVMIAFTSLGNTGLIWIAISIVLIAGKKYRKVGIMVLTAIIIGSILGEGLIKHLVKRTRPFYLDPTIKILVAKPASYSFPSGHTTASFAAASILSRYFKKYASVFFAAAILIAFSRIYLYVHYPTDVIAGIVLGLVSGKITIYLFKKIKSYLLEKCK; via the coding sequence ATGGTTACATTAATATACAAATTTGATGAATATATTCTTTCGTATATAGCAAATAATATGCATAATCAGATTTTAGACAAGGTTATGATTGCATTTACTTCGCTTGGTAATACGGGGCTTATATGGATTGCAATTTCCATAGTACTTATAGCAGGTAAGAAATATAGAAAAGTTGGAATTATGGTTTTAACAGCTATTATAATAGGATCAATACTTGGTGAAGGATTGATAAAACACCTGGTTAAACGTACAAGACCTTTTTACCTTGACCCCACTATAAAAATTTTAGTTGCAAAGCCAGCTTCCTATTCATTTCCATCAGGGCATACTACGGCATCTTTTGCAGCAGCTAGTATATTATCCAGGTATTTCAAAAAATATGCGTCAGTATTTTTTGCTGCAGCAATTTTAATAGCTTTTTCAAGAATATATTTATATGTGCATTATCCTACAGATGTGATTGCTGGAATAGTGCTAGGACTTGTATCTGGTAAAATAACAATATATTTATTTAAAAAAATTAAATCATATTTATTAGAAAAGTGTAAATAA
- a CDS encoding ethanolamine ammonia-lyase subunit EutB encodes MILKTKLFGQTYEFKSVKEVLAKANEEKSGDKLAGIAASTVSERIAAKVVLSHLTLADLRNNPVVDYDEDEVTRIIQDSVNEKIYNEIRNWSVSELREWILDIKTTGEQIKRISRGLTSEMVAAVAKLMSNMDLIVGARKIRRTAHCNTTIGLEGTLSSRLQPNHTTDDIDGIVASLMEGLSYGIGDAVIGLNPVEDTVDNVTKILNKFDEIKNKWEIPTQACVLAHVTTQMEAIKKGAPSDLIFQSIAGTQKGNEAFGITASMLDEAKEIVTKLGTSTGPNVMYFETGQGSELSSNAHNGADQVTLEARCYGLAKRYSPFLVNTVVGFIGPEFLYDSKQVTRAGLEDHFMGKLTGIPMGCDACYTNHMKADQNDIENLAVLLATAGCNYFMGVPFGDDVMLNYQCTSYHDTPTLRQLLGLKPIKEFDQWLEKMGITEDGKFTEIAGDASIFLK; translated from the coding sequence ATGATTTTAAAAACCAAATTATTTGGTCAAACGTATGAATTTAAATCAGTTAAAGAGGTGCTTGCAAAAGCCAATGAGGAAAAATCAGGAGATAAACTTGCTGGTATAGCTGCATCTACAGTTTCTGAGAGAATTGCTGCAAAAGTGGTTTTAAGCCATTTAACATTAGCAGATCTTAGAAATAATCCTGTGGTTGACTATGATGAAGATGAAGTAACAAGAATAATACAAGATTCTGTAAATGAAAAAATTTATAATGAAATTAGAAATTGGTCGGTTAGTGAACTTAGAGAATGGATATTAGATATTAAAACAACTGGTGAGCAAATAAAGAGGATAAGCAGAGGACTTACAAGTGAGATGGTTGCTGCAGTTGCAAAACTTATGTCAAACATGGATCTTATCGTTGGAGCAAGAAAAATTAGAAGAACAGCTCACTGCAATACTACTATAGGACTAGAAGGAACTCTTTCATCAAGATTACAGCCAAATCATACCACAGATGATATTGATGGCATAGTAGCATCTCTCATGGAAGGTTTATCCTATGGAATTGGTGATGCTGTAATAGGATTAAATCCTGTTGAAGATACAGTAGATAATGTAACTAAAATTTTAAATAAATTTGATGAAATAAAGAACAAGTGGGAAATACCTACGCAGGCTTGTGTGCTTGCACATGTAACAACACAGATGGAAGCTATTAAAAAGGGTGCTCCTTCAGACTTGATTTTCCAGAGTATTGCTGGTACTCAAAAGGGTAATGAAGCTTTTGGAATAACTGCAAGTATGCTGGATGAAGCAAAGGAAATTGTTACAAAGCTTGGAACATCAACAGGACCTAATGTAATGTATTTTGAAACAGGTCAGGGTTCTGAACTTTCGTCAAATGCACATAATGGTGCAGATCAAGTAACATTGGAAGCTAGGTGTTATGGGCTGGCAAAAAGATATAGCCCATTTCTTGTAAATACAGTTGTTGGATTTATAGGACCTGAATTTTTATATGATAGTAAACAGGTTACAAGAGCTGGACTTGAGGATCATTTTATGGGAAAACTTACTGGAATACCTATGGGATGTGATGCTTGTTATACAAATCATATGAAAGCAGATCAGAATGATATTGAAAATTTGGCTGTACTTCTTGCTACGGCTGGTTGTAATTACTTTATGGGTGTACCTTTTGGGGATGATGTAATGCTTAATTACCAATGTACAAGTTATCACGACACTCCAACACTTAGACAATTACTTGGATTGAAGCCTATAAAGGAATTTGATCAGTGGCTTGAAAAAATGGGAATAACTGAAGATGGCAAATTCACTGAAATTGCTGGAGATGCATCTATATTTCTTAAATAA
- a CDS encoding BMC domain-containing protein: MVTLEKRDRIIEEFVPGKQITLSHIIAHPDKDLYQKLGLSGEYNEAVGILTLTPSEAAIIAGDVATKSGNVKIGFMDRFSGALVIVGDIGSVETALDGIILLLRDVLNFTVSPITKS, encoded by the coding sequence ATGGTGACTTTGGAAAAAAGAGATAGAATAATTGAAGAATTTGTTCCTGGTAAGCAGATAACATTATCTCATATAATTGCACATCCAGATAAAGATCTTTATCAAAAATTAGGATTATCTGGTGAATACAATGAAGCGGTAGGTATATTGACACTGACGCCAAGTGAAGCTGCAATAATAGCTGGTGATGTTGCTACCAAATCGGGAAATGTAAAAATAGGATTTATGGATAGGTTCAGTGGAGCTCTGGTTATAGTTGGAGATATAGGAAGTGTAGAAACTGCACTGGATGGAATAATTCTTTTACTTAGAGATGTACTTAATTTTACAGTATCACCAATAACAAAATCATAG
- a CDS encoding EutP/PduV family microcompartment system protein produces the protein MKRVMFVGRTGCGKTTLYQAIHNKDIKYKKTQAMNFFSDTIDTPGEYVENVRYYRALNNTSSDCDVIALVHDCTSKVSIFPPGFSSMFSKPVIGIITKIDLCNDEQALKTAENFLVSAGARYIFKVSSMKSEGISALKKWLDIN, from the coding sequence TTGAAAAGAGTAATGTTTGTAGGCAGAACAGGCTGTGGTAAAACTACGCTGTATCAGGCTATACATAATAAAGATATTAAATATAAAAAAACCCAGGCAATGAACTTCTTTAGTGATACTATAGATACTCCAGGTGAATATGTAGAAAATGTAAGATACTATAGAGCTCTTAATAATACTTCTTCTGATTGTGATGTTATAGCACTTGTACATGATTGTACGAGTAAAGTAAGTATTTTTCCACCTGGCTTTAGCTCTATGTTTTCAAAACCTGTTATTGGAATTATAACAAAAATTGATTTATGCAATGATGAACAAGCGCTAAAAACAGCAGAAAATTTTTTAGTTAGCGCAGGTGCAAGGTATATTTTTAAAGTTAGCTCAATGAAAAGTGAAGGTATTAGTGCATTAAAGAAATGGCTTGATATAAATTAA
- a CDS encoding nuclear transport factor 2 family protein has protein sequence MESKNNDNTFINFLNDYNECFYNKDLVGLKEFYDTKDNVLIYFDNHKNNDTYTLKEHLELISNFFEKGKSTESGEVEPLIIENLNVFHKGETACLCFISKYKSFPVPEVRSTLYLEYMDNKWKIIHAHFSFQPEK, from the coding sequence ATGGAAAGTAAGAATAATGATAATACTTTTATTAATTTCTTAAATGATTATAATGAGTGTTTTTACAATAAAGACTTAGTAGGCTTAAAAGAATTTTATGATACAAAAGATAATGTTTTAATATATTTTGATAATCATAAGAATAATGATACATATACTTTAAAAGAACATCTAGAGTTAATTTCTAATTTTTTTGAAAAAGGAAAATCGACTGAATCTGGAGAAGTTGAGCCACTTATTATAGAAAATTTAAATGTTTTTCATAAAGGCGAGACAGCATGTTTATGTTTTATTTCAAAATATAAAAGTTTTCCTGTTCCAGAAGTAAGGAGTACTTTATATTTGGAATACATGGATAATAAGTGGAAAATTATTCATGCTCACTTTTCATTCCAACCTGAAAAATAA
- a CDS encoding 1-propanol dehydrogenase PduQ, translated as MKNFNVKPKVYFGTDALNHLCELKCKKALIAADPFMVKSSTVDKITEQLDKARIEYDIFSDIVPDPPVEVIIKGVQEAVKFKPDVLIALGGGSAIDSAKGIRYFCQYVNNELNNEMKEPLFIAIPTTSGTGSEVTNFCIVTDKQKGVKYALVDDNLTPDQAVLDIELVKSVPKATTAETGIDVLTHGIEAYVSTNRSDYSDALAEKSIKIVFKYLLAAYENGDDEEARTKMHNASCIAGMAFTNASLGLNHGMAHALGGKIHIPHGRANGLLLPYVIEYNANLKNLQGKVEPFSAAYRYTEISKFLGLPASNQFEGVRSLIAAVKILMNKLNLPKCINNCEVLCENLDSEIHDLSITALNDRCTKTNPRVPEIKDVESLFKRVFSKE; from the coding sequence GTGAAAAATTTTAATGTTAAACCAAAGGTTTATTTTGGTACTGATGCTTTAAATCATTTGTGTGAATTAAAATGTAAGAAAGCTTTAATCGCTGCAGATCCATTTATGGTTAAGTCATCAACGGTTGATAAAATTACTGAACAGCTTGATAAGGCACGTATAGAGTATGATATATTTTCAGATATAGTACCAGATCCTCCTGTTGAAGTTATTATAAAAGGAGTTCAGGAAGCTGTTAAATTTAAACCTGATGTATTGATAGCACTTGGAGGAGGATCAGCTATTGATTCTGCAAAAGGAATAAGGTATTTTTGTCAGTATGTAAATAATGAATTGAATAACGAAATGAAAGAGCCCCTGTTTATAGCAATTCCTACAACAAGTGGTACAGGTTCTGAGGTTACTAACTTTTGTATTGTAACTGATAAGCAAAAAGGAGTCAAATATGCTCTTGTTGATGACAATTTGACGCCGGATCAGGCGGTACTTGATATTGAACTTGTAAAATCAGTGCCAAAAGCTACCACAGCAGAAACAGGAATAGACGTACTTACACATGGAATTGAAGCATATGTTTCTACAAATAGATCAGATTATTCTGATGCACTGGCAGAAAAATCAATAAAAATCGTATTTAAATACTTGTTAGCTGCATATGAAAATGGAGATGATGAAGAAGCTAGAACGAAGATGCATAATGCATCCTGTATAGCAGGTATGGCATTTACAAATGCTTCCCTTGGACTCAACCATGGCATGGCTCATGCACTTGGTGGAAAAATTCATATACCGCATGGAAGAGCAAATGGATTACTACTTCCATATGTAATAGAGTATAATGCAAACCTTAAGAATTTGCAAGGAAAGGTAGAACCTTTTAGTGCAGCATATAGGTATACTGAAATATCAAAATTTTTGGGACTTCCTGCATCTAACCAATTTGAAGGTGTTAGGAGTTTGATTGCAGCAGTTAAAATATTGATGAATAAACTCAACTTACCTAAATGTATTAATAATTGTGAAGTTTTATGTGAAAATTTGGATAGCGAAATTCATGATTTATCGATAACTGCACTAAATGACAGATGTACAAAAACAAATCCGAGGGTTCCTGAAATAAAGGATGTTGAAAGTTTGTTTAAGAGGGTTTTTTCTAAAGAATAA
- the eutA gene encoding ethanolamine ammonia-lyase reactivating factor EutA encodes MKQEILSVGIDIGTSTTQLVFSRITIENMASSFSIPKINIVDKKVIYKSNIYFTPLISQNEIDGLSVRKIVESEYRKAGIKPKEVETGAIIITGETARKENAREILSEMSGLAGDFVVATAGPDLESIIAGKGAGTNIISKQENCTAANMDIGGGTTNLAVFKEGEVIDTGCLDIGGRLIKIDKNTHEITYIASKIKKLADKYGIKIRVGEIPDISDVENIVKKMVELLEQSVGMRNQTHEYEEIITNKGLKLNYNIDCITFSGGVANYIYAGGDEEDVYKYGDIGILLGRCIKNSILTQKFNLEKSRETIRATVVGAGSHTTDISGSTITYTKDVFPIKNVPVVRVHQRNNSIDSSYISETLKERLHWFKVENEFQQVAIAIDGTKSPSFKEVQQMASSVISGVSDILDEEYPLFVIVENDMGKVLGQTIYKMLDYKKDVICIDSIKVEAGDYVDVGKPLMHGRVVPVVIKTLAFSS; translated from the coding sequence TTGAAGCAGGAAATATTGAGTGTGGGAATTGATATTGGAACATCTACGACGCAGCTTGTTTTCAGCAGGATTACTATTGAAAATATGGCATCTAGTTTTTCAATACCAAAAATAAATATAGTAGATAAAAAGGTTATATACAAAAGTAATATTTATTTTACACCTTTGATATCACAAAATGAAATAGACGGTTTATCAGTAAGAAAAATCGTAGAATCTGAATATAGGAAAGCAGGTATAAAACCTAAAGAAGTTGAAACTGGAGCAATAATAATTACTGGTGAAACTGCAAGAAAAGAAAATGCAAGAGAGATTTTAAGTGAAATGAGTGGATTGGCTGGAGATTTTGTAGTTGCTACGGCAGGACCTGATTTGGAATCTATTATTGCAGGCAAAGGAGCAGGCACAAACATCATATCAAAACAAGAAAATTGTACTGCAGCTAACATGGATATTGGAGGAGGAACTACAAATCTTGCAGTTTTTAAAGAAGGCGAAGTAATTGATACCGGTTGTCTTGATATAGGAGGACGGCTTATAAAAATAGATAAAAACACACATGAGATAACATATATTGCTTCTAAAATTAAAAAACTAGCAGATAAATATGGAATAAAGATAAGAGTTGGTGAAATACCTGATATTTCTGATGTTGAAAATATTGTTAAAAAGATGGTGGAGCTTCTTGAACAATCTGTTGGAATGAGAAACCAAACACATGAATATGAAGAAATAATCACCAATAAAGGTCTTAAATTAAATTACAACATTGATTGTATTACTTTTTCTGGAGGAGTAGCAAATTATATATATGCGGGAGGCGATGAAGAAGATGTTTATAAATATGGAGATATTGGTATACTGCTTGGAAGATGTATAAAGAATTCCATACTTACGCAAAAATTTAATTTGGAAAAATCCAGAGAAACTATAAGAGCTACAGTTGTAGGTGCAGGATCTCATACCACTGACATAAGTGGAAGCACAATAACCTATACAAAGGATGTGTTTCCTATAAAAAATGTTCCTGTAGTTAGAGTTCATCAAAGAAATAATAGTATTGATAGCAGTTATATATCAGAAACTTTAAAGGAAAGGCTTCATTGGTTTAAGGTGGAAAATGAATTTCAGCAAGTTGCAATTGCAATAGATGGTACTAAAAGTCCAAGCTTTAAGGAGGTGCAGCAAATGGCATCTTCTGTAATAAGTGGAGTTTCAGATATCTTAGATGAGGAATATCCTCTATTTGTAATAGTTGAAAATGATATGGGCAAGGTACTTGGACAAACAATATATAAGATGCTTGATTATAAAAAAGATGTAATTTGCATTGACAGTATAAAAGTAGAAGCAGGTGATTACGTAGATGTAGGCAAACCGCTTATGCATGGACGTGTTGTTCCTGTAGTTATTAAAACGTTAGCTTTTAGTTCATAA